A portion of the Melitaea cinxia chromosome 1, ilMelCinx1.1, whole genome shotgun sequence genome contains these proteins:
- the LOC123656996 gene encoding uncharacterized protein LOC123656996, translated as MRLFRGPKRREVTGPQAVTSPRGDLAAHTPHNYTLVTALPAMVMEDDANDMKKVFTTWGRRMGKKLDMLKKAEIKEPSEETEKNVNVNDDNSTISTGQYKKKGNWKMGRSSSDSASLKRDSDTESIRSGSRDRSPSPFKSFFHRMGSTGMLNSSKTQSLNTPKTSDNYSLTNGPSLYRSCSTSHLSTYVKADDPSDDIDLQNTNPDKISPSKQKQNSLAEENLVKSSSKAASCDNIPNKLDGSQNTGSCKKPNFPYAFLRSKLSVLPEENSMAAQHRSISARQSFSERIDRKSPKFRRERIYLPNSRSEERYQSSDNISVHGDSILMNTGLRSNCEFARSSMRSINDTDVNTYQIRRTDEALRRSSMISQKGPLDYDPMLMPRNRNSLPVYEYNGILGSSQDIKPDLASSNQSIHQDILQTHRLSNYVSSNESGYDSDGRPTDEHLNHSPPGYARNKKNSSNNINGEINHSNFSRQLSLNHKINMTRAQVPTRRSSTPCALFPVEKNVSYENENRDANKYKSNDINNHIMIDYNDAKPPPLPKKTINKKIPYIYKTITLDERVQTRKIKLLQSQLVSIDHSSTPNLSENMSDDLIDEQVQEIDILGRGPCTKRFRKIRLLKSRLDESLGVYLAQHRVDFDSAGTNYEIRYIVVKLDFDGIAHRDGRLRIGDEIVNVNGKVLRGLSSLRDVQHIVNSCSTEATIEDGALFQRYQVDLVMAHDEITPISLSRIINSQPCELNSMHSMSNVPPDIISQTVHTPSPSSQIVIETHFPTGDHYTQNANNGNEHCNDKSDSNQKCEVGVQVNNSLLLSNQKSDDEKLLERNGYTQSHPSLQNITNIEISMRSSPTPRHSNSNNYRPISLHSSRPQPLFGVSVRSDNASNEIKENSSHYIKNAQRLYQNRSFESIPEQLRSNSRSRFFNRVGSQRCSPNYNTHVSRHQEYTRQENTHASHNTLHRAEFWKGPGHKSLGFSIVGGTDSPKGQMGIFVKTVFPNGQASDKGTIYEGDEILSVNNVPTRGLSHAGAISLFKQVKEGKIELTLSRRRAPRSRSVEPLGNFRSDGKRD; from the exons ATGCGCCTCTTCCGCGGGCCGAAGCGCAGGGAAGTGACCGGGCCTCAGGCCGTGACGTCTCCGCGCGGAGACCTCGCCGCGCACACCCCGCATAACTACACGCTCGTCACCGCACTCCCCGCCATGGTCATGGAGGACGATGCCAATGATATGAAGAAAG TGTTTACAACATGGGGTCGCCGCATGGGAAAAAAACTGGATATGTTGAAAAAAGCTGAAATAAAAGAACCATCTGAGGAAACAGAGAAAAATGTGAATGTAAATGACGACAATTCGACGATTAGCACAGGGCAGTACAAAAAGAAAGGAAATTGGAAAATGGGAAGAAGTAGTTCTGATTCTGCGTCATTAAAAAGGGATAGCGATACTGAATCTATAAGAAGTGGTTCAAGAGATAGATCGCCAAGTCCCTTCAAATCTTTTTTTCATCGAATGGGCTCAACTGGAATGTTAAATAGTTCTAAAACACAATCTCTTAATACACCGAAAACGTCTGATAATTACTCTCTTACTAATGGTCCTTCGCTGTATCGAAGTTGTTCTACATCACACTTATCAACCTACGTTAAAGCCGATGATCCTTCTGATGACATAGACCTTCAAAATACAAATCCTGATAAAATCTCACCCtccaaacaaaaacaaaattcactGGCCGAAGAAAACTTAGTAAAGTCGTCGTCAAAGGCCGCTAGTTGTGATAATATTCCAAATAAGTTAGACGGATCCCAAAACACAGGATCATGTAAGAAACCAAATTTCCCATATGCTTTTTTAAGGTCTAAATTATCAGTTTTACCTGAAGAAAACAGTATGGCAGCACAGCATAGATCTATCTCCGCACGACAAAGTTTTTCGGAAAGAATTGATCGCAAATCTCCGAAATTTCGACGCGAAAGAATATATTTACCGAATTCCAGATCAGAAGAGCGATATCAAAGCAGTGATAACATATCCGTCCATGGAGATAGTATACTTATGAATACAGGACTACGAAGTAATTGTGAATTTGCCAGAAGTTCGATGAGAAGTATTAATGACACGGATGTAAACACATATCAAATTCGACGTACAGACGAGGCACTTCGACGATCATCTATGATATCTCAAAAAGGACCTCTTGATTACGATCCAATGCTAATGCCAAGAAACAGAAACAGTTTGCCAGTATATGAATATAATGGGATATTAGGGTCCTCACAAGATATAAAACCGGATTTAGCATCTTCTAATCAAAGCATCCATCAAGATATTCTTCAAACTCATCGATTAAGCAATTACGTCAGTTCAAATGAATCTGGATACGATAGTGATGGAAGACCAACAGATGAACACTTAAATCATTCCCCTCCTGGGTATGCGCGCAATAAAAAGAATTCGTCAAATAATATAAACGGAGAAATAAATCACAGTAATTTTTCACGTCAGTTAAgtttaaatcataaaataaacatgACCCGAGCCCAAGTTCCAACGAGACGAAGTTCTACTCCTTGTGCGCTATTCCCTGTTGAGAAAAACGTATCATATGAAAATGAAAACCGAGATGCCAACAAATACAAAAGTAACGATATTAATAATCATATTATGATCGATTACAATGATGCCAAACCACCGCCTTTACCAAAGAAAACTATAAACAAAAAGATTCcatacatttataaaacaattacttTAGATGAACGCGTacaaacaagaaaaataaaattattgcaatCTCAATTGGTATCTATCGATCATTCCTCAACACCGAATCTTAGCGAAAATATGTCTGACGACTTAATTGATGAACAAGTTCAAGAAATCGATATTCTTGGTCGAGGTCCATGTACAAAACGTTTCAGAAAAATAAGACTATTAAAATCAAGATTAGATGAAAGTTTAGGAGTCTATTTGGCACAGCATAGAGTTGATTTTGATAGTGCTGGTACGAATTATGAAATTCGGTACATTGTGGTAAAACTTGATTTTGACGGCATAGCTCATAGAGATGGAAGACTTCGGATAGGTGATGAAATAGTTAATGTAAATGGAAAAGTTTTGCGGGGACTATCTTCTTTACGAGATGTACAACATATTGTTAATTCCTGTTCTACAGAAGCAACAATTGAGGATGGGGCACTGTTTCAAAGATATCAAGTGGATCTTGTTATGGCTCATGATGAAATTACTCCTATTTCATTAAGCCGAATAATAAACAGTCAACCTTGTGAACTTAATTCCATGCACTCTATGTCAAATGTACCGCCTGATATTATATCACAAACTGTACATACACCATCGCCTTCTAGCCAAATTGTAATAGAGACTCACTTTCCTACTGGTGATCATTATACACAAAACGCAAATAATGGCAATGAGCATTGCAATGACAAATCAGACTCAAATCAAAAATGTGAAGTCGGAGTCCAAGTGAACAATAGTCTATTGTTATCAAATCAAAAAAGTGACGACGAAAAGTTATTAGAACGGAACGGTTATACGCAATCTCATCCGTCTCTAcaaaatatcacaaatataGAAATTTCAATGAGGTCATCCCCTACACCAAGACACTCAAACAGCAATAACTATAGGCCAATATCACTTCATAGTTCGCGGCCTCAACCATTATTTGGCGTATCTGTACGTAGCGACAACGCATCAAACGAAATTAAAGAAAACTCATcccattatattaaaaatgcgcAACGGCTATACCAAAATCGATCGTTTGAGAGTATACCAGAGCAATTACGAAGTAATAGCAGAAGCAGATTCTTTAACAGAGTTGGTTCGCAAAGATGTTCGCCTAATTATAATACACATGTATCCCGACATCAAGAATATACCAGACAAGAGAACACACATGCCTCTCATAACACTTTGCATAGGGCAGAATTTTGGAAGGGACCTGGACACAAAAGTCTCGGATTTAGTATCGTTGGTGGAACAGATTCTCCGAAAGGACAAATGGGAATATTTGTTAAAACAGTTTTTCCAAACGGTCAAGCATCCGATAAGGGAACTATCTATGAAG GTGACGAGATCTTGTCTGTAAACAACGTTCCAACGCGTGGACTCAGCCACGCTGGTGCAATTTCGTTGTTTAAGCAAGTAAAAGAAGGAAAAATAGAATTGACGCTTTCAAGAAGAAG AGCTCCTAGGTCAAGATCTGTAGAACCTCTTGGAAATTTTCGCAGTGACGGCAAGAGAGATTAA